The Micromonospora violae DNA segment GCGACCCGGCAGGTGCCACGCAGGGACGTGCCCGTTCGTCGGCCGGTTAATCGTCCACCGTGGGCGGTCCGACGCCGACCGCACCGGGGGTGTCGCGGGTCAGGGCGTCGACCGGGTGAGCACGTCGACGCCGTCCTCGGTGATGGCGATGGTGTGCTCGCTGTGCGCCGTCCGGCAGCCCGTGGCGCTGCGGAGCGTCCAGCCGTCGGCGTCGGTGACGAGCGTCGCGGTGTCCGCCATCACCCACGGCTCCAGGGCCAGCAGCAGCCCCGGGCGCAGCCGGTATCCGCGGCCGGGACGCCCGGTGTTGGAGACGTGCGGGTCCTGGTGCATCGTCGACCCGACGCCGTGGCCGCCGAACTCGGTGTTGATCGAGTATCCCGCCGCGCTGAGGACCGAGCCGATCGCATGGGAGATGTCGCCGATGCGAACGTCGGGGCCGGCGGCGGCGATCCCCGCCTGCAACGCGCGCTCGGTCGCGTCGATCAGCGCCACGCTCTCCGCCGGCCGCACGTCGCCGACGAGGAAGCTGATGGCCGAGTCCGTGACCACTCCACCCAGGGAGACGGCGAGGTCGAGCGAGAGCAGGTCGCCGTCGGCGAGCGTGTAGTCGTGTGGCAACCCGTGCAGCACGGCGTCGTTCACCGAGGTGCAGATGTAGTGGCCGAACGGCCCGCGCCCGAAGGACGGCTCGTAGTCGACGTAGCAGGACTGGGCCCCGGCCTCGCTGATCATGGACTGCGCCCACCGGTCGAGGTCGAGGAGGTTGGTGCCGACCACGCAGCGGCCCTTCAAGGTCTGCAGGATGCCGGCGACCAGCGCGCCGCTCTCCTTCGCTCGCAGCACGTCGGTGGGGTTCAGGATCTCGATCATGCGGCGCCTTCCTCGGCTGACCAATAAGTATCCCGGCCATATTATCCCGGTACTAGAATCGGGGAATGGTCAGGTTGCCGCTCACTCCCGCAGAGGTCGAACGCGGACGGCGCCTCGGCGCACTCCTACGGCGCGCCCGGGGGGAACGTTCGATGCTCCTCACCGCGCTGGACGCGGGCGTCTCGCCGGAGACCCTCCGCAAGATCGAGTCCGGCCGGATAGCCACCCCCGCCTTTCCGACCATCGCGGCGATCGCCGACGTCCTCGGCCTCTCCCTCGACGCCGTCTGGTCAGAGATCAACAAGTCGGACGGCGCTGCCGAACTCCCCCCACCGGCGGGCACCGCGCACGAGCGGTTGGCCTCGTAGTCTCGCGCAGCACGACAGGTCGGCCGGTGACCAACCACACGACGCTGGTCCCGGTCGACGATCGACCGGGACCAGCGGGTGGTGCGCTCAGGAGGCGGCGATGCCCTCCATGCCGATGCTGTCGGCGAACTTCGGCAGACCCTCCACGGTGGTGACGAGCTTCAGCGAGCCGTCCTTGCCCACCTCGTAGCCCTGCACGTTGCCGGCGGTGGCGTTCTGCACGTACAAAAAGCCGTCGCTGGCGGTCATGTCAATCGACCCACCGCCGGTGTCGGCGGCAACGCCCTCGACGAGTTCGAGCTTGCCGTGGTCGTTGACCCGGTAGGAGCTGATGGTGGAGGTGCCGGCGTTGGCAACGTAGAAGAAGTCGCCAACCCGCTGGATCCAGCACGTCGCCTGCTGGCCGTTGGGCACCGACGGCCCGATCTGGTCGAGCGCGCCGTCGTCCTCAAGCTCGAACCGGCTGACCGAGTTCGAGCCGGACTCGGCGACCAGCAGCGTGTCGTCGGTGTCGAAGGTGAAGCCGAACGGGGTGTTCCCCGCGTCGCTGATGACCGGGTTGCGGGACAGTTGGCCGTGGCGACCGATCTCGTAGCTGAACATGACGTTGGCGGCCTTGGTCGACACCAGCACGAACTCGCTGTCCGGGTCGATCTTGACCTGCGCCGGGGCGGTCCCGAACGCGGGCGGGTTGCCGTTGTGCAACCCGAGCGACCGGTTGGCGTCCGCGATCCGCGACAGGCGACCCTTGTGCAGCTCGAAGCCCTGCACCGAGCCCTCGCCACCGGCGTTGAGGACGTAGACGAGGTCGCCACGGGCCGCGACGCTCACCGGCAGCAGACCGCCGGACCAGATGACCTGGAGCTTGTGCAGCCTGGTGCCGTCGACCCGGAAGACAGTGACGGTGTTGCTGCCGGCGTTGACGGCGAACAGCAGACCCTTGTGATAAGTCAGAGAGCCCTGCGACGCCAGCGCGTCGAGCGGCGCGCCGATGGTGAAACCGCCCAGCCCGCCGGTCTCGTACTCGCCCGCCTTGGTGAGACGGCCGTCCTCGTCGCGGTCGTACACCTTGATGGTGTTGCCCTCGGCCTTGTTGGTCTGGACGAAGACCGCGCCCTCGTCGCCGTGGTGGTGATCACCCCCCTTGCGGTCGTCGTGGTAGCCGGGGCCACCCCCGTCGGCGAGGGCGGTCCCGGGGATCGATCCGATGCTGGTCAGACCTGCCAGGAGGGCTGCCGCGAACGCGACACTGCGCTTCATCACTGACTCCTTGTGCACCCGAAGGGAGGAATCCGAATTTTCCTCTC contains these protein-coding regions:
- the map gene encoding type I methionyl aminopeptidase; this encodes MIEILNPTDVLRAKESGALVAGILQTLKGRCVVGTNLLDLDRWAQSMISEAGAQSCYVDYEPSFGRGPFGHYICTSVNDAVLHGLPHDYTLADGDLLSLDLAVSLGGVVTDSAISFLVGDVRPAESVALIDATERALQAGIAAAGPDVRIGDISHAIGSVLSAAGYSINTEFGGHGVGSTMHQDPHVSNTGRPGRGYRLRPGLLLALEPWVMADTATLVTDADGWTLRSATGCRTAHSEHTIAITEDGVDVLTRSTP
- a CDS encoding helix-turn-helix domain-containing protein, producing MVRLPLTPAEVERGRRLGALLRRARGERSMLLTALDAGVSPETLRKIESGRIATPAFPTIAAIADVLGLSLDAVWSEINKSDGAAELPPPAGTAHERLAS
- a CDS encoding lactonase family protein — its product is MKRSVAFAAALLAGLTSIGSIPGTALADGGGPGYHDDRKGGDHHHGDEGAVFVQTNKAEGNTIKVYDRDEDGRLTKAGEYETGGLGGFTIGAPLDALASQGSLTYHKGLLFAVNAGSNTVTVFRVDGTRLHKLQVIWSGGLLPVSVAARGDLVYVLNAGGEGSVQGFELHKGRLSRIADANRSLGLHNGNPPAFGTAPAQVKIDPDSEFVLVSTKAANVMFSYEIGRHGQLSRNPVISDAGNTPFGFTFDTDDTLLVAESGSNSVSRFELEDDGALDQIGPSVPNGQQATCWIQRVGDFFYVANAGTSTISSYRVNDHGKLELVEGVAADTGGGSIDMTASDGFLYVQNATAGNVQGYEVGKDGSLKLVTTVEGLPKFADSIGMEGIAAS